The segment TCGTTCAAGTTCGGTTTTCTGCTCGCCAATATTTAACTTGTTTACCGCATCTACAATCACTCTGATCTCGTCAATTAGTTCTCTGGCTTCCCTCCTAAGCTCTGGTTTAAGACCCATGATTTTTGCGACTACCGCATCAGGTCTAGCTTTCCCATCATGTTCAAGCGCGTTTTTTAGTGCTAACTTCCTGACGAGATCCTTGGTCTCGTTATCGATCATCTATAATGTCCTCTCGACTACAAAATCTGCTAGAGATTGCAACGAGCGTTTAGGTTTGGATTCAGCATAGGATTTCAGACCTTCAAGAGCCTTTGAGGCATAAAACCTAGCCATCTTCCTAACTTCTGTATCCACCCCCATATTGACAAGAACATCCACTGCAGTTTTTAGTTCAGTGTTGCTTGAGCTTTTGACACCAAATACCTTCAGTATCTTGTCTTTGTCATTGCCTTTAGCTTTCCTTATCCCCAGCAGTATAGGCAGGTTCTTTTTACCCTCCCTGATATCGTTTCCTACAGGTTTTTTTGTTACCTTAGGGTCGCCAACAACCCCTATCAGATCATCCACTATCTGGAAGGCAACGCCAATGTTTTTACCAAACTGCGACAGATTTTCTACATCGGTTTCATTTGTTAGGGCACATATAGCACCTAGTGCACATGAAACTTCAAACAATGCTCCTGTCTTCTTGCTTATCATACTGATATACTGCGATTCAGAAAAAAATTCTTTTTTTGATGCCATATCGATATCCATTGCCTGCCCCTCGCTTACATCGATACAGCTTTGGGATAATCTTGAAATAAGTGCTGGGATTATCTGGTCAGGTAAGCCTGCCTTTCTCCCATGCAAAGATATTGCCTGAAAAGCTTTAGCAAGCAAGACATCTCCGGCAAGTATGGCCAACGGTAAACTGTAATATCTATGCACTGTGGGAACATTGTGGCGCATCTCATCGTTGTCCATGATATCGTCATGAACAAGTGTAAAATTATGCACCATCTCCACAGCTGCTGCTACAGGTAACGCATGCTCAACCCGTCCGCCAAGCATCTCACAACTCTTGATTACCATAAAGGGTCTAAGTCTTTTCCCGCCGCTCTTTATGTAATGAGATGATGCTAGGTATAGATCCTTGGGTTTGCCTTCAAGCATTGAAAGAATAAAGTCATTCACCCTAGATGCTGTTGATTCCAGTTGCTGCTTCAAACTCATCTAAACCACTCTGCCAATGGTCCTATCATGACATACCTCGACACTTTGAGCGATTTTATATCTCTTGCACCAACCAGATACATAACGCTCTTTAATTCATTTAACAGCAGACCAGAAAATTGTATAGCTGCCTCTTTCGATATGGATGCTTGTTTAAGAAACGGAAGTGCCATTGCACACATATCAGCACCTATAGCAAGACACTTTGCAACATCAACTCCGTTTCTAAGGCCTCCTGAAGCTATCAACGGGAGCTTCACTGCTCTTCTAACTTCTATCAAGCTAATAGCAGTAGGTATTCCCCAATCCCAGAACATTTCTCCAAGATGTGTTTTGAGGTCGTTACCCATTGACTCGGCTCTGAGCTTTTCTACTCCTGCCCAGCTGGTGCCACCAGAACCGGCAACATTAATACCCTTTACACCGATGATCTGCAACTTAGATGCAACCTCTTTCGATATACCAGCGCCAACTTCCTTCACAATAACTGGAATGCTCAAGCTCTTCACCAGCTCTGCGATCTTTTCGTACACTCCTTTGAACTTGGGTTCGCCTTCAGGCTGTATAAGTTCCTGCAATGGGTTAAGGTGAACCACCAAAGCATTGGCCTTTATCATGTCCACTATCTGCTTGGCTTCATCAATACCTAGTCCCTTGGCGAGCTGTGCTCCTCCAATATTTGCGATCAAAAACGCCTTTGGAGCATGTTCCCTAGCAATTGAATAGGTTTCTGCTAATTCCTTACTTTTCAAGCCTGCTCGCTGGCTTCCGAGACCCATTCCAATCCCGAGCTCCTCCGCTGTAACAGCCAGCCTCTCATTAATTTTTGCGGCTTCTGGCGTACCGCCGGTCATGGAATCTATGATGAGGGGTGCATTAAATTTATAACCTAGGAAAGTGGTTGAAGTGCATATTTCATCAAAATCAAGCTCGGGCAATGCATTATGTACGAGTTTCACGTATTCAAGGTATGTCGATGTTGTCTTGGCCTGCACTTCATTGTTTAATGGTATCTTTAATCCATCTAACTTTCTCTGCTTAATTATATCTATGTCTGATTGCTCAGTCACTTATGTACACCTCGTATAATCGTACCTTCGACCTTTCCATGATTCAAAGCATCAACGATCCTCTCCGGTTTCAATCCATTTACCACGACCACATCTATTCCAGTTCTTGCTATCTTAAATGCTTCCCTGATCTTCCTGTTTATTCCTCCAGTAACATCTATAGGTACCTCATCAAGTTTTGCCTCCTTCATAGCACTGATCTCATGTACGAGTTCCATACTCTTCATATCTCTGTAAACACCATCTACGTTAAGTGCGAATAAAACAATTTCAGGCTTCAATGCTCTGGTCAGCATTGTCATAAGCGCGTCACCAGATAAAATGTAATATGATCGGCCAGCATAGTGCAAAACATCACCATAGGTTATTGGTATTAGTTTGCTAGATACTAAATGGAAGAGTTCGTTGATTTTGCTTTTGATGATTCCGTTACCATGAACCAACGACGAAGGAGGAACGGTGTAAGGGTTTAGCTTATTCTTTACCATTATATTCACTATGTGACTGTTGAGTTCTACCATGGAACTCTTTACAACGGAAACGCCGTGTATATCATACCTCGCTGGTCTTGTATGCAGATCATACTTCACAGAATAGTAATGTCCAAAGGAACCACCGCCATGTACAATTATTAAAGGCCGCTTGATCCTTCGGATGTTTTTACTTAATCTATCTATCGCATTTTTATTTATAGAGAGGGGTCTATCTTTGAATGTAACAACAGAGCCCCCAAGTTTAAGAAGGGCTAATCTCATTTCCAGTTTCTTCTTCTAGAAGACATTTAAAGCTTCAACTTATTCCACAACAACACCATCATACTCAATATGAGATAAAAAGGTCTCATATCCTTTAATTGACTTTATTATTTTATTTATTGAGTGTTTGTTAGTTAGTGCTACTACACATCCTCCACC is part of the Nitrososphaerales archaeon genome and harbors:
- a CDS encoding polyprenyl synthetase family protein; its protein translation is MSLKQQLESTASRVNDFILSMLEGKPKDLYLASSHYIKSGGKRLRPFMVIKSCEMLGGRVEHALPVAAAVEMVHNFTLVHDDIMDNDEMRHNVPTVHRYYSLPLAILAGDVLLAKAFQAISLHGRKAGLPDQIIPALISRLSQSCIDVSEGQAMDIDMASKKEFFSESQYISMISKKTGALFEVSCALGAICALTNETDVENLSQFGKNIGVAFQIVDDLIGVVGDPKVTKKPVGNDIREGKKNLPILLGIRKAKGNDKDKILKVFGVKSSSNTELKTAVDVLVNMGVDTEVRKMARFYASKALEGLKSYAESKPKRSLQSLADFVVERTL
- the fni gene encoding type 2 isopentenyl-diphosphate Delta-isomerase, with protein sequence MTEQSDIDIIKQRKLDGLKIPLNNEVQAKTTSTYLEYVKLVHNALPELDFDEICTSTTFLGYKFNAPLIIDSMTGGTPEAAKINERLAVTAEELGIGMGLGSQRAGLKSKELAETYSIAREHAPKAFLIANIGGAQLAKGLGIDEAKQIVDMIKANALVVHLNPLQELIQPEGEPKFKGVYEKIAELVKSLSIPVIVKEVGAGISKEVASKLQIIGVKGINVAGSGGTSWAGVEKLRAESMGNDLKTHLGEMFWDWGIPTAISLIEVRRAVKLPLIASGGLRNGVDVAKCLAIGADMCAMALPFLKQASISKEAAIQFSGLLLNELKSVMYLVGARDIKSLKVSRYVMIGPLAEWFR
- a CDS encoding isopentenyl phosphate kinase, producing MRLALLKLGGSVVTFKDRPLSINKNAIDRLSKNIRRIKRPLIIVHGGGSFGHYYSVKYDLHTRPARYDIHGVSVVKSSMVELNSHIVNIMVKNKLNPYTVPPSSLVHGNGIIKSKINELFHLVSSKLIPITYGDVLHYAGRSYYILSGDALMTMLTRALKPEIVLFALNVDGVYRDMKSMELVHEISAMKEAKLDEVPIDVTGGINRKIREAFKIARTGIDVVVVNGLKPERIVDALNHGKVEGTIIRGVHK